Below is a genomic region from Candidatus Binatota bacterium.
CGCCAGGTCTCCACGACGCCTGACCAGTCCATGCTGACATTGTCTTCCTGCATGACCTCGAGCATGGTCTGCAGGGTTAGCCCGAGGTTGCCCACCAGGCCAATGTCGGCCCGGCGGTTCTGGCCGATCTGCACGGCGTCGAGATCGAGTTGTATGATTTTTGCCGTGGCCGGGATCGAGGCGCCGAAGCGCATGCGGAAGTCCAGCAGCGAACCGGCCAGTACCACGCAGTCGGTCTGCTCGAGGTAGTCGCGACGCGTGCGGTTGAAGAACCAGGGAGAGTCGTGGTCGACCTGCCCGCGGCCCATGCCGTTGCAGAAGGCGGGCATCTTAACGGCGTCGAGAAAGCGGCCCAGCGACTCGCGGCCGTTGGACCACTTGACGCCAGTGCCGACCATTATCATGGGCTGCTTTGAAGCCGCCAGCATCGTTACGGCCTCGCGCACCGACTCTCGGGCCGGCCTGACCTGCGGCGTGGGCAGCGGCGCGGGGCAGTAGGCGGTGTCGAGGTCTACCGGTCCACCCAGTACGTCCATGGGGATTTCAATGTAAGCCGGGCCGGGGTTGCCCGACAACGCGTGGCGTATGGCTTCTTCCACGTACTCGCCCAGGCGGTCAGTGGCGTAGCATGCCTCGGCCCACTTGCTTATAGGTCGCATGACCGAGATGTGATCCATTTCCTGCAGCGAGCCCTTGCGCAGGTTGGCCAGCGGTCCCTGGCCGCCAAAAACAAGGATGGGCGAGTTGGCCCGCCAGGCGTTGGCCAGCCCGGTAACGCCGTCGGTGGCGCCGGGCCCCGCGGTGAGTATGGCCACGCCCACCTTGCCGGGGTTCAGTCGGGCCCAGGCGTCGGCCGCGTGGACGGCGGCCTGTTCGTGTCTCACGTCGACAACTTTTATCCCCTCGTCGAGGCAACCATCGTAGATCGCCATCACGTGTCCGCCCGAAAGCGTGAAGACCACTTCGACCCCCGCCTGTTTCAGCGCCTTCGCTACCAGTTTGCCACCGTGCATGTGTTCGTTTCCTCCAGGAGTCCCGCCGTCGGGGCGGGCAGCCGCATCTTATAGCCCACAACCGTGGTTGAGAGAAAGCGCTTACAGCGGGTTCTTGTCGCCGCCCCGTCGATGCAGTATGTCTTGGCTGGCGGGGCGAGGGAGGGCCGATAATGAATAAGCAGGGCAATTCCGAGGTACAGCAGGTGGCGCACTTTGAGCTTCGCAGCGGCGAGGGCTGGCGGGATCCCTTCCCCATGTACCGCGCGCTGCGAGAGCACGACCCTGTGCACCTGGTCGAGGAGGGCGACTACTGGGTGCTTTCGCGTTTTGCCGAGGTGTTCGGCGCAGTTACAGACGCGGCCACTTTCTCTTCGGCCAGCGGACTGACTGTCGATTACAGCGAGATGAAAGAGCTGGGCCTGGAGGCGCCCATCGTGATGATGGATCCTCCCGCCCACAACGCGGTGCGAAAGCTCGGCGTAAAACAGTTCACCCCGGCCAAGGTGAGGCTCATCGAGAAACTGGTGCGTGTCCTGGCCGTGGAGCGCATCGAAAAACTTCGCGAGATGGGCAGTGGTGACATCGTCGCCGAGCTGTTCAAGCCCATTCCCAGCCGGGTCGTGGGTCATTTTCTCGGGGTACCCGAGTCGGTGCGCGAACGCTTCGACGATTGGTCCGAGGCCATAGTGGCGGCCAACGCTGAGGGCGAGTTAGACCGGGCGAGGGACGCGGTGGGAGAAATGTTCCTGCTCTTCAGCGAGCTCATCGAGCGACGCCGCGCTGACCCGGGGGATGACCTGTTCTCTGCCCTGGTAACGGCCGAGGTCAACGGCGAGCCACTGTCGATGGCGGTCATACTGGGCTTTGGCTTCACGATGGTGGCCGGCGGCAACGACACCAGCACGGGCCTGATGGCGGGTGCCGCCGAGCTGCTCACCGCCAGCCCCGAGCAGCGGCGGGCGCTGGCGGCCGACCCCTCGGGTCTGCCGGCCGCGGTTGAGGAGTTCCTGCGCTTGACCAGCCCGGTGCAGGGCCTGGCTCGCACGACTACCCGTGACGTGCAGCTGTGTGGACGTACGATACCGGAGGGCAGGAAAGTGATGTTGCTCTACGCCTCGGCAAATCGAGATGAGCGCGAGTTCGGCGACGACGTCGACCACTGCGACCCCCGTCGGAGCGTCGCTCGTCACCTGGCGCTGGGTTACGGGCAGCACCACTGCATCGGTGCTGCTGCGGCCAGGCTCATGGGCAGGGTCGCCCTGGAAGAACTACTCGTGCGTTGCCCCGACTTCAGCGTTGACGCGGCCGCTGGCCGTTACGCCGAGGGCAACTACGTGCGCCGCTTCAAGACCCTGCCGTTCGAGGCCCGGGGCCTGGCCTAAAACCCGTTGCCGGGCGGGGGAAGTTCATGGCCAACCCGCAGCGCTATTGGCACAACCGCCGAGCGCGGCTAGTTTCTCCTGTCGGCCTTGCCGCTGGCCCCTCGAGGAGATCAAGATGAGCGAGAGAGTAATCCCGGCCTCCATGCAGTCGCACTATGACGGCTTTCACTTTGCGCCCGCGGTCAAGGATGGCGGCAGGCTCTACTGCTCGGGACAACTCGGGGTGGGCCCGGGCGACGTCTTATCGGCGGACCCCGGCGAACAGTTTGTCCAAGCCTTTGAAAACCTGGCCACGCTGCTCGCGGAGGCCGGCGTGGCAATGGCCGACCTGATCGAGATGACCACCTACCACGTTGACATGGCCGATCACCTGCCCGCGTTTATGCAGGCCAAGGATCGCTTCGTGGCCGAGCCTTACCCGGCGTGGACCGCGATCGGGGTCTCCGCACTGGCCTTTCCCGGTGCGCTGGTCGAAATTCGCGCCATCGCCCGTCTCGCCGAGTAGTCAAGACAGCCCGGGAACTGGAGAACTTACGTGAAGAAAGTACTGCGAACACGGCTCTGCGACATGCTGGGCATCGACTACCCGATACTGAGCGCCGGCATGGGTCCGAGTCTGATCGGTGAACGCACGGGTGCGCCTGTAGAACTGGTGGTGGCCGTCTCCGAGGCGGGCGGCCTTGGTGTTCTGGGCGGCGCTGGCTTTTCGGTAGACGGCTTGCGCCAGGCCATACGCAAAATCCACAAGCTCACCGACCGGCCGTTCGGCGTTGACCTGCTCCTGCCCGGGCAGATAGTGAGCGCGGGGGACAGGCCCGAAACCGAGGAAGACCAGCGCCCGCTGAACGAGGTAGTAAAGGCACTGCCCAAGGCCCATTACGATTGGTTGATGAAGATGAAGGAGGAGTTCGACCTCCCCGATACCAACACTACGATGACCGGCAACACCACGGTCACGCGCCCGCGGGCGGCCATAGCCGTGTGCCTGGAGGAAAACGTGCCGCTGTTCTGTTCGGGCCTCGGCGATCCCGGTTTCATGGTCGAGGACGCCCACGCTGCCGGGATGAAGGTGCTCGGCATCTCGGGCAACGCTAAAAACGCCGGCCGAATTGCTGCCTCGGGCGCGGACCTGGTGGTGGCCCAGGGCCACGAGGGCGGCGGGCATACCGGGCGAGTGGGTTCTTTTGCCTTGTGGCCGCAGGCTATCGACGCGGCTGCACCCACGCCGGTATTGGCTGCCGGTGGGGTGGGCGACGGCCGCGGGCTGGCGGCTGCGCTGGCCATGGGTTGCGTCGGGGTCTGGGTGGGCACACGATTTCTCGCATCCACCGAGGGCGGCGCGCTGGCCAACCAGAAGCAGGCTATAGTCGACGCCGGCGACGAGCAGACGCGGCGTGGCCATTTCTACACGGGCAAGACATCCCGGGCCACTTACAACGGCGTCCACGACCTGTGGGAAAAATCAGGGCTCGAGCCCTTGCCCTTTCCGGTGCAGGTGCTGCTCTCGTCGGCGCTCGTAGACATGTTCAACGCCGCTGGCAGGCAGGAATACATCGGTCCGTTCGCCGGCCAGGTCTGCGGACTCATAGATGATATAAAACCGGCGGCTGAAATCGTGGATGAGATGGTAGAGCAAGCCACCGACATCCTGGGACGCAAGCTGGCCGAAGAAGTTCAGCTGGCCTGACCGGAAAAGCAGCGGCGATCAACCCGCTCCGGTGTGGAAAAACACCGGAGCGGGTCTGCCGTTGGCTACTTTGCTTTCAGCTTCCCATTTTTGATGGTTACGCTGGATGCGTCGAACACGGTCTCCCAGCATCCGCCCGGTTCGCTGACGAGCTGCATGGTAATGTGGCTGTCAGCCTGGAGGGCCGCGGCGGGAAGCGCTATGCCCACGCCTTTACCCTTGGCTGCTATGAACGCCTTGCCATCCCCGCCTGTTTTCAGCTTCAGGTTGCCCACTCCGTGAGACGTGGCCACGCCCTTGCTGTTGTATTTGTACATGCGAGCTGAGCCTTTCCAGCAAGCCTTGCCTCCACATGTACCACCGGGCTCGATGACCTGCTCCACGACGAGTGTGGGTACGTCGTTGTCCTCGTCGTACAGGCAAAGGGATATTTCGTCGCTGTTTACCGGGTCGCCGTAATCGGCGAGCGATGTGGCAGCTCCGGCTTTCCATTTCCATTTCAGCATATCCTTAGCACCGCCGCTGGTCGTGCGCAGGTAAATTGACGACTTACCCGGAAAGGCTGGAGCGCGGCAGCCATCGAGAGGGAACATCGGGCAGGCGAAGAAACCGCTTTCGCAACTTCCGGCCGAACACTGGTCGGCCCACGTCGCGGGGTCGCCATCCTCGCAGGAATTTGCGTTGTTCGGATGCGAGCAAGTGCCTCCACCGTCGCATTCGTCGTCCGTGCACTCGTTTCCGTCCGAGCTGCAGCTGGAGCCGCTCGCCAAGAACCCGTTATCGGTGCACGATCCCGCACCGCAGGTATCCTGGTTGATGCACTCGGTTCCGTTGTCACCGCAAGCGATGCCGTCCGAAGCGTCGTTTGGCTGGCAGGCACCCGAACCATCGCAGGTATCGGCATTGGTGCACTCGGTGTCACTGCCGTCTCCACACGCGGAGTCCGCGGCCACAAAACCGTTGTCGGTACACGATCCGCCGCCGTCACAGGCATCCTGCACGATGCATTCGGTTCCATCGTCACCACACAGGAACGCGCTGTCCTCGTGGTTGTCCTGGCAGGCACCCGAACCATCGCAGGTGTCGGCATTGGTGCACTCGGTGTCGGCTGGATCGCCGCAAGTAGTGCCCACCGCCAGGTCGGGGTTCTGGCAACCGCCTGACCCGTTGCACTCGTTGTCAGTGCAGTCGTTGACGTCGTCGCACTGCGTGGCCGACACTGTGCCGGCCGTTTCGTCGTTATCCTGGCAGGCACCCGAACCATCGCAGGTGTCGGCATTGGTGCAATCGGTGTCGGCTGGATCACCGCAAGTAGCGCCCACCGCCAGGTTGGGGTTCTGGCAACCGCCTGACCCGTTGCACTCGTTGTCAGTGCAGTCATTGACGTCGTCGCACTGCGTGGCCGACACTGTGCCGGCCGTTTCGTGGTTATCCTGGCAGGCACCCGAACCATCGCAGGTGTCGGCATTGGTGCACTCGGTGTCACTGCCGTCACCGCAGGCGGTGTCGGCTGCAACAAAACCGTTGTCTGTGCACGCGCCGATGCCATCGCACATATCCTGGTTGGTGCACTCGGTCCCGGCGTCACCACAATGAATCCCACTGTCCTCGTGGTTGTCCACGCAACTACCCGCACCGTTGCAGGTATCGGGGTCGGTACACTCGGTGTCACTGACGTGACCGCAGGCGATGTCGGCTGCAACAAAGCCGTTGTCGGTGCACGATCCACCGCCGTCACATCGGTCCTGGTTGGTACACTCGGTCCCGGCATCACCACAGGTTGTGTTCACAGCCTCGTGGTTATCCAGGCAACTGCCCGCACCATTGCAGGTATCGGGGTTGGTGCACTCGGTGTCACTGGCGGCACCACAGGAGGTGTCAACTGCAACAAAGCCGTTGTCTGTACACGATCCACCGCCGTCACAGAAGTCCTGGTTGGTGCACTCGGTGCCGGTGTCTCCGCAGGTAACGATCGCCGCCTCGTGGTTGTCCAGGCAACTGCCCGCACCGTTGCAGGTATCCGGGTTGGTACACTCGGAGTCGCTGCTGTTTCCACATGCAGAGTCAGCGGCCACGAAACCGTTGTCTGAGCAGCTGCCGCCGCCGTCGCAGGTATCCTGCACGACGCATTCGCTACCCGCGTCGCCGCAGGAGGTGCCACCGGCAGCGTCGTTGGCCAGGCAACTACCGGCACCGTCACAGGTATCGGGATTGGTGCACTCGGTGTCGCCACCGTTGCCGCAGGCCTTGTCCACGATACTGAACGGGTCGCTGCATATTCCGGAAGCCGTATCGCAGGTGCCCACTTCGTGGCAGTCGTTGAACGCTGTGCAGATGACGGGGTTCGCTCCGACGCATTCGCTGTTGGCGCAGGTATCGGTCTGCGTGCAGGCGTTGCCGTCGTCACACGGATCCGTATTCGCGTCGTTGAGGCAACCCAGCGTAACGTCGCAGCTGTCGTTGGTACAGCCGTTGAGATCGTCGCAGGTGGCGGAAATGTCGGTGAATACACACCCGTCAACATCCGTGCAGCTATTGGTCGTGCAGACGTTGGCGTCGTCTTGTGCCCCGCCTTCAGCGCAAGCAGCCGGGCCTATGGCGGCCGGACCTGAGTTCTGGCAGGTTGACGAGCAGCAATCGCCGTCAACGGTGTTGCCGTCGTCGCACTCCTCTCCTACCGACTCGTCAAGAATACCGTCGCCACACAACTGGGCACTGCGTCCTTGCACGCTGAAAAGGGAAGTTTCCACCGTGCCGGAATGTAGCCCGGTACTGGGATCAATGTCGCCGGCACAGGGGCCTTCGATCCGGTAAAAGTTTGTGTTGCACGGGCTACCCGTTACCGCGTGGGGAACAAGCGGGTCGCCAATGTAGCCAGGGGGAGCGTCCACATCCCACTGGAGATAGTGACTTATGCGCGAGCGAGTGGGGTCTATAATGTTGCTGAACTGGTCGCCACCCACGATACCGGGTCCTGGCAGTACGCCGCAGTTAGGAGTGATCACGCCATCAATGACCCCGTGCAGGCAGTCGTCGGTCATGTTGATGGCCCGGGTCCCGGCGGTAATCGCGATATCGGCTGCGGTTACTTCTAAAGTATCGGTACCATAGGGGTGGGTTATCGTGTAGGTGCCGGCACAGGCCGCGTCGTTGGGCAGGGAAACCCGGGCGCGGATGCGGCTGAAAACCAGCTGGTCGCCGTCGAGGATGGCCTCGGCCGCGTTGTCCCATACACCCTCTACTGCGAGCACCAGCAGGGCATTACCAGAGTCTGCTCCGGTTCCCCACGTCATATTGGTGTTGGCGAGCGAGTAGAAGGTCTCGTGCCAGAAGTTGCCGTTGTCGATAGCCGGGGCAAGGTCCAAGGGAAGCCCCTCGCCCAACGGATCTCCGAACGGGGGGTTGCCGCAAAGCGGATCTATGTCGGTAGTTTCATCGCAGAGATCCAGGCCCAGGTTGTTCTGGTCAATGTAGTAGGCCGGGTATCCAAACTCGTTGAGTTCAGGCGAAAAGCTTTTAAGAGCCACGTAGTCATCCGGATCACCAACCACGCAGCCGGCCCTGGCCGTGGGCTCCTGGGCCTGGGCATAGACTGATACTGGAGCAGCTATTACTCCCGCAACAACAAACGCGACGGCGACGCAAAAAGAACGGCCTCCCGTCACAGATATTTTAGTAGCAGACTGTATGGTCTTGAACTGTATGGTATTGAACATTCCTCTCATCCCCTTGCCCCCGTCGCGCTTGATTTGCTGTCTACGCGATGGCGACTCGTAACTCATGACCCCCATGACAGTTGCCGCAGTGTACGACGGATTCTCGAGTGTGTGGCCGTTTATCTGCTGATTATTCCCGTTATGCCCCCTGCTTGGGGGCTTTCCTTGAGCACACTCTATGCGGTTTGCGTGAGGGGAACCTCGACTGGGTGGGCAAGCGTATGTTACTCATGTGGGGGTGGGTCTGTTTCCCGGGGGCGGGGGGGGGCATGACGCGGCCTGCCACGAATTGCCTGGCCTTGCAGAAAGGGATAGCTGAACGGTTGCTTGGCTGACACGGGTCCTGTTTCGTGACCCGGCCGCGGACGAAGAGGGAACAGATCATGAAATTTGGAGTTATGTTCAGCAACGTGGGACCGATGGGTACCCCCGACTTTCTGCCTGATTTTGCCCGCCTGAACGAGGCGGCGGGCATGGAGTCACTGTGGACCGTGGAGCACGTCGTCGTTCCGTCCGGCTACAAGTCGACCTACCCATACAGCGGCGATGGGCGCATGCCCGGTGCCGAGGAGTCACCGATTCCCGACCCGATACTGCCCCTGGTCTACGCGGCTGCGGTTACCGAGAAGATCAAGCTGGCCACCGGCGTGCTCATACTGCCGCAGCGCCACCCGTTCTACGTGGCCAAGGAAATCGCCACCCTGGACGTGCTGTCGCGGGGACGTGCCATCCTCGGCATAGGCGTCGGGTGGCTCGAAGAAGAGTTCGACGCGCTGGGAATTTCCTTTGCCGACCGTGCGTCTCGTACCCGCGAGGCCGTGGCCGCGATACGGTCGCTGTGGAAGGCCGAGCCCGAGGCCTTTGACGGCAAGTTTTTTAACTGGGGCCCCATGCACTCCAGCCCCGGGCCGGTGCAGGCGGCGGGCGTGCCGGTGGTGGTCGGCGGGCACACGCCCATAGCCGCCAAGCGGGCGGCTCGTTATGGCGACGGGTTCTTTCCGGCCGTGGGTGGTCCGGAGCAGCTTGAACCCCTGCTGCTCGTGCTCAAGGAGGAGTGCGACAAGCTGGGTCGCGACGCCGGCGAAGTAGAAATCAGCGTCGGCATGGGAGACTGCGATCTCGACACGGCCCTGCGTCTGCAGGATATGGGCGTGTCGCGCGCGGTTATAGCGCCCCGCGGATTTGATAGCGGCTCGTTGGAAAAGGGGCTTGCCATTTTTGACGACAAGGTGATGTCCCGGCTCTAGCCCCCGCTTGATCGGCGGCGGTCAGTCGTCGTTGCTGTCGGCAACCCAGGCCGGGTCGCGCTTTTCGGCGAACGCGGACATGCCCTCGGCGGCTTCAGGCGAGGCAAAGAGCTCGGCTATGCGCTCTTCGGCGTAGGCAAAGGCCGCGTCCTCGTCGAGGCGGGCAACGGTGCGCACGAGTTTTTTGGCTTCGCGTATCGCTACCGGTCCACCCTTGGCCACTGCGTCGATTTCTTTCTGCACTTCGTTTTCCAACTCATCGGCAGCTACCACCCGGTGCAGCAGGCCGTACTCGAGCGCGCGCGCGGCGTCGAAGCGTTCGCCGGTCAGGAAAAGCCGCATGGTGTTGTGCTCGCCCAGCTTGGGCAACACCACCACGGAGATCATGGCTGGGATCACGCCTATGCGCACCTCGCTGAAGCTGAAACGCGCCGTGTCCACGGCCAGGGTTATGTCGCAGGCGGCCACCAGGCCCAGCCCGCCGCCAAAGGCCGCGCCGTTGACCGCGCAGATGACCGGCTTGTCGCCGTCGCGTATGTGCAACATCAGGTCGATGAACGGGTTTCGGCTACCTTCTGTCTCGCCCATGCGGCCGCTCTTCTTGAGGTCGGCTCCCGCGCAGAACGCCTTGCCCTCACCCGTGAGTACGATGACCCTCGTCTCGTCGTCGTCGTTGGCGCGCTTCACACCGGCCGTCAGCTGTTCGACCATGTCGGCCGAAAGCGCGTTGCGGCTGTCGGGGTTGTTGAGGGTTATCCAGGCCGCTCGTCCACGCTGCTCGTAGAGAACCGTGTCTTGCCTGCTCTTATCGTCTTGCGCCATGTCGTGTCGTTCTCCTAGAAGCCCAGCATCTTTGCCAGGTAGTGGATCATGGTTTCGTCCGATCCCCCGCCTATGCTTATCAGCCGGGTGTCCACGAAGGCGCGGCCGGCGGCCGACTCGCGCATGTAGCCGAAGCCGCCGTGCAGTTGCATGCACTCGTCGGCCACCGAGCGTCCCATGCGACCGCAGAAGATCTTGGCCATGCTGATTTCCTTGGTGGCGTCTTCGCCGGCTATGCACTTGCGTACGCAGGACAGCGTCAGCTCCTTCGCTGCGGTTATCTGCGTGAGCATTTCTACGAACTTGAACTGCGAGACCTGCATTTTTGACAGGGGCTTGCCGAACAGCACCCGGTTTTCAGCGTACTCGCGGGTGATTTCCCACAGCCTGAGCGCGCCCGCGTAGCTCGATACGCAGGCCAGCAGGCGCTCGTCCTGGAACTGCATCATCTGTTGCTGGAATCCGCGCCCGGGGTCGCCGATGGTGTTGGACACGGGTACGCGCAGGTCCTCAAAAAACAACAGGCCGGTGTCCGAGCCGCGGTTGCCTATCTTGTCGAGCAGGTCGTAGCGGTAGCCGGGCAGGTCGGTGGGCACCAGGATCTGCGAAAACCCGCCGTAGCCCGCGTCGGGGTCGGTCACTGTCAGCAGGCAGATCCAGTCGGCCGTGGCCGCGTTGGTAATGAAGGTCTTTGAGCCGTTTATTACCCAGTCGTCGCCGTCGCGCACGGCCCGGGTCTTGATACCCGACACGTCCGAACCGGCGTCGGGTTCTGTGACTCCGATGGCAGACAGCATCTCTCCCTTGATCGACGGGACGAGGTATTTCTCCTTGAGTTCATCACTTCCGAACTGGTGCAACGAAGGGGTGGCCATGTCGGTGTGCACCGAGATGCCCATGCCGACTCCCGCGT
It encodes:
- a CDS encoding nitronate monooxygenase, which encodes MLGIDYPILSAGMGPSLIGERTGAPVELVVAVSEAGGLGVLGGAGFSVDGLRQAIRKIHKLTDRPFGVDLLLPGQIVSAGDRPETEEDQRPLNEVVKALPKAHYDWLMKMKEEFDLPDTNTTMTGNTTVTRPRAAIAVCLEENVPLFCSGLGDPGFMVEDAHAAGMKVLGISGNAKNAGRIAASGADLVVAQGHEGGGHTGRVGSFALWPQAIDAAAPTPVLAAGGVGDGRGLAAALAMGCVGVWVGTRFLASTEGGALANQKQAIVDAGDEQTRRGHFYTGKTSRATYNGVHDLWEKSGLEPLPFPVQVLLSSALVDMFNAAGRQEYIGPFAGQVCGLIDDIKPAAEIVDEMVEQATDILGRKLAEEVQLA
- a CDS encoding cytochrome P450; this translates as MYRALREHDPVHLVEEGDYWVLSRFAEVFGAVTDAATFSSASGLTVDYSEMKELGLEAPIVMMDPPAHNAVRKLGVKQFTPAKVRLIEKLVRVLAVERIEKLREMGSGDIVAELFKPIPSRVVGHFLGVPESVRERFDDWSEAIVAANAEGELDRARDAVGEMFLLFSELIERRRADPGDDLFSALVTAEVNGEPLSMAVILGFGFTMVAGGNDTSTGLMAGAAELLTASPEQRRALAADPSGLPAAVEEFLRLTSPVQGLARTTTRDVQLCGRTIPEGRKVMLLYASANRDEREFGDDVDHCDPRRSVARHLALGYGQHHCIGAAAARLMGRVALEELLVRCPDFSVDAAAGRYAEGNYVRRFKTLPFEARGLA
- a CDS encoding LLM class F420-dependent oxidoreductase codes for the protein MKFGVMFSNVGPMGTPDFLPDFARLNEAAGMESLWTVEHVVVPSGYKSTYPYSGDGRMPGAEESPIPDPILPLVYAAAVTEKIKLATGVLILPQRHPFYVAKEIATLDVLSRGRAILGIGVGWLEEEFDALGISFADRASRTREAVAAIRSLWKAEPEAFDGKFFNWGPMHSSPGPVQAAGVPVVVGGHTPIAAKRAARYGDGFFPAVGGPEQLEPLLLVLKEECDKLGRDAGEVEISVGMGDCDLDTALRLQDMGVSRAVIAPRGFDSGSLEKGLAIFDDKVMSRL
- a CDS encoding RidA family protein — protein: MSERVIPASMQSHYDGFHFAPAVKDGGRLYCSGQLGVGPGDVLSADPGEQFVQAFENLATLLAEAGVAMADLIEMTTYHVDMADHLPAFMQAKDRFVAEPYPAWTAIGVSALAFPGALVEIRAIARLAE
- a CDS encoding acetolactate synthase, translated to MHGGKLVAKALKQAGVEVVFTLSGGHVMAIYDGCLDEGIKVVDVRHEQAAVHAADAWARLNPGKVGVAILTAGPGATDGVTGLANAWRANSPILVFGGQGPLANLRKGSLQEMDHISVMRPISKWAEACYATDRLGEYVEEAIRHALSGNPGPAYIEIPMDVLGGPVDLDTAYCPAPLPTPQVRPARESVREAVTMLAASKQPMIMVGTGVKWSNGRESLGRFLDAVKMPAFCNGMGRGQVDHDSPWFFNRTRRDYLEQTDCVVLAGSLLDFRMRFGASIPATAKIIQLDLDAVQIGQNRRADIGLVGNLGLTLQTMLEVMQEDNVSMDWSGVVETWRAKEDEAEETMRARLNSDEVPIDPQRLCREIADFVDDDTIVIGDGGDIVAQAAKVIKVPKNGAWMDPGPLGTLGVGMPFALAAQLAHPDKRVLIVYGDGSFGLNGFEFDTAVRFGLPIVGIIGNDQAWGQMLRPQAGLFGEDRLVATELAATRYDKVVEALGGHGELVTEPDQIRPALERAYASGKPACVNVMMRQDREFSGGIYV
- a CDS encoding acyl-CoA dehydrogenase, producing MTDDIFSSQEHNLFRDTMRRFVETELAPRAREFDEMGQVDKSIYPKMGELGLLGLRYDPKWGGAGLDWSYSAIFYEELARCDNAGVGMGISVHTDMATPSLHQFGSDELKEKYLVPSIKGEMLSAIGVTEPDAGSDVSGIKTRAVRDGDDWVINGSKTFITNAATADWICLLTVTDPDAGYGGFSQILVPTDLPGYRYDLLDKIGNRGSDTGLLFFEDLRVPVSNTIGDPGRGFQQQMMQFQDERLLACVSSYAGALRLWEITREYAENRVLFGKPLSKMQVSQFKFVEMLTQITAAKELTLSCVRKCIAGEDATKEISMAKIFCGRMGRSVADECMQLHGGFGYMRESAAGRAFVDTRLISIGGGSDETMIHYLAKMLGF